Proteins encoded together in one Dermacentor variabilis isolate Ectoservices chromosome 2, ASM5094787v1, whole genome shotgun sequence window:
- the LOC142570646 gene encoding uncharacterized protein LOC142570646 has translation MAAKQGPTGAGAQPPQPAALAARGERKESLPQVLQRGATAVPDAPVPGLLAQDPGARFAAAAVPKPTDVLLTPPLQEHAHLATGAAGTMAAAHRAKISKHKTAGREHRAGAKQIRATAAVPEAVEQTDEHLRVLPVTFESHHAVAAEDQPQAEQQQPPRRSQGRGSYAHPGALPPVWRPQLPLQRRPPSLWAPAMRAPLGKPALYSGSASAVVVNGYIQLPPQQQPRAGVVRVEEGAVGFFCACHTIAALIFVLLWLYLAISATYRKGRSKAAIAEFSTMDADERELEMLPGAQETAATTVSIARHTVSNDSDQHSAAVITATIYTCEQAVRLAA, from the exons ATGGCTGCAAAGCAAGGCCCCACAGGTGCAGGAGCACAGCCTCCACAACCTGCCGCCCTCGCTGCAAGGGGCGAGAGGAAAGAGTCTCTACCGCAAGTGCTGCAGCGTGGGGCGACAGCGGTGCCAGATGCTCCCGTTCCGGGACTGCTTGCCCAAGATCCTGGCGCAAGATTTGCAGCTGCAGCAGTGCCCAAACCTACAGACGTGCTTCTCACGCCGCCGCTGCAAGAGCATGCCCACCTGGCGACGGGTGCAGCAGGCACCATGGCCGCTGCGCATCGGGCCAAGATTTCGAAGCACAAGACCGCAGGCCGGGAGCACAGGGCGGGGGCCAAGCAGATTAGGGCAACAGCCGCCGTTCCCGAAGCGGTCGAGCAGACGGACGAGCACCTACGCGTGTTGCCTGTGACTTTCGAGTCGCACCACGCGGTCGCTGCTGAAGACCAGCCTCAGGCAGAG CAACAACAGCCGCCACGCCGAAGCCAGGGCCGCGGTTCGTACGCTCATCCTGGCGCCCTGCCTCCAGTGTGGCGGCCTCAGCTACCGCTGCAACGTCGGCCGCCGTCGTTGTGGGCACCCGCAATGAGGGCGCCACTGGGTAAGCCCGCCCTGTACTCGGGCAGCGCCAGCGCGGTCGTGGTGAATGGCTACATACAGCTGCCTCCCCAGCAGCAGCCACGCGCAGGCGTAGTTCGTGTGGAGGAAGGTGCCGTGGGCTTTTTCTGCGCCTGTCACACGATCGCCGCGCTCATCTTCGTGCTGCTCTGGCTATACCTGGCCATTAGCGCCACCTACCGGAAAGGGCGAAGCAAAGCCGCCATCGCGGAATTCTCGACGATGGACGCTGATGAGCGGGAACTGGAAATGCTGCCCGGTGCCCAGGAGACCGCTGCCACGACCGTGTCCATTGCTCGTCACACCGTGTCGAATGACTCGGACCAACACAGCGCCGCCGTCATAACGGCCACTATTTACACTT GTGAGCAGGCAGTGCGCCTGGCTGCCTAG